One Patescibacteria group bacterium genomic window, CTTGACCGCAACCAGCATAATAATGATTTCCGCAAGGTTGCTGAGGGTAACATTGATGAACCCAGCAACATGTTCGCCAACATGATGTGCAAGGGACTCTGTTCCTACACCCAGAAACTTACTCAGCAAAATAAGTGCCGTCGCAGCGGTAAAGAATGATACAGTAAAGAGGTGAAGCACGTAGTGCCCTACCAAAGCCGCGCAAAAACTGATGGCAAGAATACCAATCAGCACTTTTGTGGTTCGACTCACAAAAAGCTCCTTTGTCAAAGATAATTTGATTTTCGTTTTACCCTAGCAAAATACAGCCTTTTGTCAAGGCCAAAGGAGTGGAGACAATCCAAGGCTATTTTTCCGCGGTCAAATGGAAGTGCAGGTAGGCGACGTCTTGCCAGCCTGGACCCAGAGTAGAGAATTTATACTTTTCCAATTTGTCCTGCTCAATAAGCTGTTGCGCCACGGCGTAGGCATCCATGACGTAGGTTTGGTCTTCGGGGCTGAGTTCCCCAATATTCCGAATATCTTTTTTGGGAATAATAACGTAGTGAATTGGCGCGGTGGGGAGCGGATGGGTTATTGCCACATTCAAAGGCGTTTCCAAAACTACGTTTGGAATGGTCCAGCCAGCCTTTTGGACACCTACGGAGCCAAGTAAGCCCAAGAGCTCCTTGCGGGAAAGGCAGTTGCTCTGGCATTGGTCAATGGCCAAAAATGACCGGGGTTGAGTATCCCGAAACAGGTACGCGCCAAGAACGACGCCAGCCAGCAAAACGCCAATACTCAGACTTACTTTGAACCAGAGGGAACGGCGACGATTTTCTACTGGCACAGCTTCGCCGTTTCGGTGAGCAGGGTTTGGGCGAGTTGCTCAGCAGTCGCTTTGGCTGCATCAAGTTCACCCTTGGCTACAGCTTCGTGCACCTGGACGTAGATTTTCAGTTTTGGTTCGGTGCCAGAAGGGCGGACCGTCACCCGTACCCGGTTATCCTCCCGTAGGCTGTAGATGAGAACGTCGCCTTTGGTGCCCGGGTTGGTTCCCAGACTTTTGCCAGTAGAGGGGTCGGTTACGGCGCCTGAAAGTCGGTCAGTCACCCGCAAGATGGGTAACGTGCCAATGGTTTTGGGCGGGTTGGTTCGCAGCGCTTGCATAATCGAGGCCATTTTTTCGTTGCCAGCCGCGCCTTCGTACATAATGTTTTGCAGCACTTCGGTAAAGACGCCGTACTTTTTGTACAGTGCATCCAAGTAGTCAACAACCGTAGTTCCCGCATCTTTGCAGGTGGAGGCCAGTTCGGCGAAGAGCAGTGCGGCCACGGCAGCATCTTTATCCCGCGTGTAGTTACCTTTGAGAATGCCATGGCTCTCTTCACCACCAAAGAGGAAGATGCGGTCATTCTCGTGCAACCGAATCAGTTCAGCAACGTACTTAAAGCCAATGAGGATGTTTTCTTCGATTTGCACCTTGTACTTTTCCGCTAGTGCGCTTAATCCATCCGTAGTCACAATAGTTTTTACCAAGAAGTGTTCGGGTTTCAATTTCTGCTGTGCTTGGTACTGCTCCAGGACAAACGCGCCAAGGGCAAAGGCAATTTGGTTGCCGTTCAAGAAGTGGTACGCGCCCTCTGCATCACGCGCAACTACGCCCAAACGGTCTGCATCTGGATCTGTGGTAATAGCCAGGTCAGCGTTAATTTGTTTGGCTCGGTTGGTTACTAAATCACTTGCGCTTGGCACTTCTGGGTTGGGAATATTCCCTGGGACATTTGGAAAATTGCCATCGGGTGAGGCTTGTTCGGCTACCAGATCCACACTAAAGCCTGCACGTTCCAAAATTGGATATGCACTGGCAACTCCTGTCCCATGGAGGGGGGAGTAAGCAATCCTGGCCGAGCGGGTGGTGACCAATGATTCACTAAATACTGCCTGAAAGTACGCTTCGTCAACCTGCTTGCCTACGTACTGAATGCGCTGGTTGGCCAAAGCTTGGTCAAAATCTTCGTGCAGGATTTCCTTCACCTTTGCGACCGCTTCCATTATGCCCAGATCATGGGGCGGGACAATCTGACCGCCGTCATTCCAGTACACCTTAAAGCCGTTGTCTGTGGGTGGGTTATGGCTGGCGCTCACCACCACGCCCGCAGCCGTTCGGAGGTGCCGAACCGTAAAAGAAAGCTCAGGGGTTGGCCTGGGACCTTCAAAGAGGAAAACCGGAATGCCATTAGCTGCAATAACCCCGGCGACATAGCGTGAAAATTCTACCGAGGTCAGACGAGTGTCATACGCCACGGCAATGCCGCGTTGTTTGGCATCTGGGATGTTTGCCAAAACGTAATTGCACAACCCTTGGGCCGATTCACCAATGGTGACGCGGTTTATCCGGTTGGAGCCAATGCCTACGCGGCCACGCCGGCCACCAGTGCCAAATGGCACCACGGTAAAGAAATTGTCTTCCAGTGTCTTCCAATCTTCAGCCATGATGAGTTTCTCAATTTCCGTACGGAATTCTTTGTACTTTTCTTCAGTGAGCCAGGTGGTGACGTTCGTGAACGTCCCAAAGGAAATTTTTTTATCTGCATGTGCAACGTGGAGCGCGGCAGTGTGTGACATGGTTGGGTTAGAAAATGCTGGCGAGAGTTTTGGTCAAAAGAGGATTTCCCACTGCTACACTGGAAGGCTTCCAGGAAAACGACCAGGGTTTTCTTTGTGCATTGAGTATTTTTGCCCCAGCGCGCTGGGCAATGAGCATTCCTGCTGCAATATCATAGGCTTGCATGTCAATTCCCAGAAAGCCGTCGGCATGTCCCATGGCGACATCGCAGAGCTCGAGGGCTGCGGCTCCGTGGAAGCGGAAGGTGCGGATTTTTTTGGTGAGTTTTGGTAGGAGTAGTGCAGTTCGATGCTTGCTTTGGGGATTCCCTCCACGGCTCATGGAAATAACAGCACGGCTTGGTACGCAGTTATGAATATGGATTCTCTTGCCGTTACAAAAGGCTGGACCTTTCGCAGTCGCCCAGTAGGTTTCTCTGAGCATTGGATTAGCAACGACTCCCAGCAATATTTTGTCATCTTGTACTAAGGCAATGGAAACCCCAAAGTAGGGGAAGTGGTGGGAGAAATTGGTGGTGCCGTCCAGCGGATCCACAATCCACGTGGGATGACTGTGCGAGCCAGTATGACCTGATTCTTCCGCAAAAGAGCTGCTCTTGGGGAAAGCTCGCTTCAGAACTTTGAGGATGGCACGTTCTGAAGCTCGGTCAGTACTCGTCACCACATTGTGCTGATCTTTCATGGTCACGCGTTGCGTCCGCGGAAAATTCTTCCGCAAAAGAATGCTAGCAACACGAGCGGCCCGAAGGGCGGTCTGCAAGGCGTGATCAATCATGACTAAAGTATACAGGAAGATAATGTTCTGTGCAGGTGGATTGTGGTAGCATTACCACATGCGACGAGGGGTACAAATTTTACTGCTTACCGATGCCTGGTGGTCCCTGGCCATTGGGCTCATTGGACCCATCTACGCCATTTTTGTCCAAGACATTGGTGGCGACATTCTGGACGCCAGTTGGGCCTACTTTGCGTTCATGTTCTCTTCCGGCGTTGCGCTGTACCTCTTTGGCAAGATTGAAGATAAAATTAAAAAACCGCAGTACGCCTTGACCCTGGGGTACGTCCTTCTTTCGCTTGGTTGTTTTTCCTACATCTTTGTCCATGACCAATTCACGCTGGTCATAACGCAGATTATTTTAGGCATGGGTATTGCGGTAGCTTCGCCGATTTTTGATGCGATGTATGGACGGTTTGTCTCCAAAGGTCACGCCGCGTCAGAGTGGGGAGATTGGGAGGCAATGGGCTACATAGTTACCGCAATTGCGTCGTTGATTGGTGGGTACTTAGCAACCCTGGTCGGCTTCCGGTGGTTATTCATCATTATGTTTGCCATCTCGGTGCTGAGTGTGATTACTTCGTTATTTTTGCCAGCGGAACAGGTGAAACGAAGAAGAAAGAGCGTGGAATAATTTTTTTTGCTTAGTCTACAAAGAGGAACTACTGGCTAACTCATTGCTGTGGTCGGGGTGGTGGGACTTGAACCCACGGCCTCAGCGACCCGAACGCTGCGCGCTACCAACTGCGCCACACCCCGGAATACATTATTCATTTCCTTATCGAACACTACCTCCATATTGACGAAATGTCAAAAGAAACGTAGTGTAGCAAGTACGTATTCTATGGAGAAAACCGCTAAGACAACCCCCGCCGTGCCCGTGCATCTTGGGGTCATTATGGATGGGAACCGGCGCTGGGCGAAAGACCAGGGTGTAACGTACGAACAAGCCTACCAAAAGGGGATTGAGGTTTTACGTATGGTTGTACGGCAGGCCGCGGATGCCGGGACGCGTTTTGTGACCGCCTTCACTTTTTCTCATGAGAATTGGAATCGTCCCAAAGAAGAAGTGACCTTACTGATGCGGCTCCTGAAAATGTACATGGAAAAAAAGGTGCGAGAATTGCATAAGGAGAATGTTCGGTTTAAGGTTATTGGCCGACTGAAGGATTTTTCAGATATGATGCAGCGTGTCATTCATGATGCCGTTGCACTTACTGCAGCGAACACTGGCATCACACTAACTTTGGCATTGAATTACGGTGGACAAACTGAGCTGGTTGATGCGGTGAATGCGTTGGTGGAAAAGAATTCGGGTGAAATTACTCCAGAGGATATTCAAAAACATCTATACGATCCAGAACAACCCCCCGTTGATCTCATTATTCGAACCTCCGGTGAACAGCGGACATCAGGTTTTTTGCTTTGGGAGTCAGCCTATGCAGAGCTCTTCTTTCTCCAAAAGAATTGGCCCGCATTAGCTGTGGAAGATATTACTTTGGCTTATTCAGATTTTGCTCAGCGGAAGCGGAATTTTGGGTCGTAGGCACGTTGTTGTAAGCCACTGGAAGCTGCTATACTAGAGGAGCTGGTTTTCGCTTTGGCGACTGTGCCATGATTACCCATCCTCTGTTGCAACCCAAGCAGGAATCCTCGCGGCAAAAGGTCATGAATCTTGCGGTTGACCTGGGGACGCGCGAAGCACGAAGTGCGCCAAAAATTGAACGGAGTACCAACCGGAATTGGGTGGTCACAATGGTGGTCTATCTGCTTATTGCCGTTCCAGCGTTCTTGCTGGTGCCGCTCATCTCCTACAATTTTGGAGATGCGAGCAGTAACTTAGTCGACAACTTAAATAAACTTGTGGTTTTTGGTTCGCCCACACTCTTAGTGGTCGCCGTGTTAGTGGGGATCACTGGGTACTACGGGTATGGCCGATTTTCTTGGTGGCTGAGTTTTGGGTTTTGGGTCAGTATCATCGTTCTTCTGCTGAACATCGGGACCCGGATTAGCTGGCTGAATTTTGGCATTTTCTGGATTATCATTGGAACGCTGGGGGGTATGTTTTTGGGTTGCGGTTTTGAATTACTCACGGCAATCAGACGGAGTACGGAGAAGCTTATCATTTGGGTATTGGTCATTGGCATGGCATTTTCTGCGGCGGCAGGCGCGTTTGCGGTTCGTAATGGCACGCGACCGGAGAAACCGGTTTCCACTTTGACCCGCGCAAAAGAAATGCTCCCATTTACGATTTTCAC contains:
- a CDS encoding phospho-sugar mutase; translation: MSHTAALHVAHADKKISFGTFTNVTTWLTEEKYKEFRTEIEKLIMAEDWKTLEDNFFTVVPFGTGGRRGRVGIGSNRINRVTIGESAQGLCNYVLANIPDAKQRGIAVAYDTRLTSVEFSRYVAGVIAANGIPVFLFEGPRPTPELSFTVRHLRTAAGVVVSASHNPPTDNGFKVYWNDGGQIVPPHDLGIMEAVAKVKEILHEDFDQALANQRIQYVGKQVDEAYFQAVFSESLVTTRSARIAYSPLHGTGVASAYPILERAGFSVDLVAEQASPDGNFPNVPGNIPNPEVPSASDLVTNRAKQINADLAITTDPDADRLGVVARDAEGAYHFLNGNQIAFALGAFVLEQYQAQQKLKPEHFLVKTIVTTDGLSALAEKYKVQIEENILIGFKYVAELIRLHENDRIFLFGGEESHGILKGNYTRDKDAAVAALLFAELASTCKDAGTTVVDYLDALYKKYGVFTEVLQNIMYEGAAGNEKMASIMQALRTNPPKTIGTLPILRVTDRLSGAVTDPSTGKSLGTNPGTKGDVLIYSLREDNRVRVTVRPSGTEPKLKIYVQVHEAVAKGELDAAKATAEQLAQTLLTETAKLCQ
- the uppS gene encoding polyprenyl diphosphate synthase, which gives rise to MEKTAKTTPAVPVHLGVIMDGNRRWAKDQGVTYEQAYQKGIEVLRMVVRQAADAGTRFVTAFTFSHENWNRPKEEVTLLMRLLKMYMEKKVRELHKENVRFKVIGRLKDFSDMMQRVIHDAVALTAANTGITLTLALNYGGQTELVDAVNALVEKNSGEITPEDIQKHLYDPEQPPVDLIIRTSGEQRTSGFLLWESAYAELFFLQKNWPALAVEDITLAYSDFAQRKRNFGS
- a CDS encoding HIT domain-containing protein — its product is MPVENRRRSLWFKVSLSIGVLLAGVVLGAYLFRDTQPRSFLAIDQCQSNCLSRKELLGLLGSVGVQKAGWTIPNVVLETPLNVAITHPLPTAPIHYVIIPKKDIRNIGELSPEDQTYVMDAYAVAQQLIEQDKLEKYKFSTLGPGWQDVAYLHFHLTAEK
- a CDS encoding MFS transporter produces the protein MRRGVQILLLTDAWWSLAIGLIGPIYAIFVQDIGGDILDASWAYFAFMFSSGVALYLFGKIEDKIKKPQYALTLGYVLLSLGCFSYIFVHDQFTLVITQIILGMGIAVASPIFDAMYGRFVSKGHAASEWGDWEAMGYIVTAIASLIGGYLATLVGFRWLFIIMFAISVLSVITSLFLPAEQVKRRRKSVE
- a CDS encoding inositol monophosphatase family protein, which produces MIDHALQTALRAARVASILLRKNFPRTQRVTMKDQHNVVTSTDRASERAILKVLKRAFPKSSSFAEESGHTGSHSHPTWIVDPLDGTTNFSHHFPYFGVSIALVQDDKILLGVVANPMLRETYWATAKGPAFCNGKRIHIHNCVPSRAVISMSRGGNPQSKHRTALLLPKLTKKIRTFRFHGAAALELCDVAMGHADGFLGIDMQAYDIAAGMLIAQRAGAKILNAQRKPWSFSWKPSSVAVGNPLLTKTLASIF